The sequence ATAAGCCTTTAGAACGAGGCAAGATATGATCATATTCGCAGTTAATCTCATCTATCTTTTGGCCTGAGTATGGACAGATCATATCTTTTGATTTTTGGCGTTTGCTTATTAAATTTAAGTCGCTAGCACTATTTTCAAAACTAAATTTATTCATCTCTACATTTATAGTTATATATGAAATATCTTTTAAAATTTCTGGCTTAATAGCGGTGCTAATTTCATATGCTAAACGATTTAGATACATCTCTATTTTGCCATTAATAAGTCTAGCCGAATTAGCTGGCAATCTAGTACAAATGGCATTTTGTGAGCCAGAACGAATTAAATTTTCTAAAGTATGGCATTTGCAAGTTTTTAAAAATCCACGATTTTTTTCATCATAGATTATATCTCCTAACTGGCCAAGATAGTTGATATTTGTATTAAATTATTTTTATCAAATGGATGCTTAAACTCAAATACGCTATTGTGGTTATTGATATTTTGAGCTACTTTTGGATATAACTCTAGGATTGTTTGAATATCTTTATCGTTAATTTCATCATTATTTAGATTATGATAGAAGCTATTTTGGTAACTCTTTTTTAATTCATTTAAATCTCTAAAAAACCCTTTATAGCTCCTATTGCCTTTTATCTTATTTTTTAGCATAAACTCTTCTAGGTTAATTACGTCATCTTTAGTGATATTTTTTCCAAAAAGAGCTGAAATAAGTTCATTTTTATTTCTATTTTTATGTGGCGTATTTTTGCCACATGGAATTAATAAATCATTAGTTATTATTCCTTTTTTTGCGTTATCTACTTCGTTATAGTATCTCCTAGCAAACTCCTTAAATTCCCTAATTTCATCACTATTTAACCTAAAAGTATCAGCAAATATTTTGCTATTATTATCAAGAGCTCTTGGATATAAGGCTACATCTATTAGACTCTCTTTTGAGATATCTAATACTCTTTGTAAATATTTAGCGATATTATTTTCATTTATATCATTAAGGCTGATTAACTGGCCATTTTCATCTCTTCTTATATGCGTAAAATCATCGCTATTTAAAATTTTATAAGTTAAATTTGCTAGACTAGGAGTAATTTTATCAATATTTAACATCAAAGTATTGCATTTTTGTGGATTTTTATTTTTACGATTTTCGTATGGCGGGATAGTAATTACTGGATCGATACTTTTTAAATACTCTAAAGCCGATTTTGTCTTTAAAGAATTTAGCATATTTAGTTTATTGTTATTTTGTATATCAGTTATATACTCCATATAATTGATATTTCTTATTATATTTTTCTTTAGCTTTGCATCATCAAAATTTATATTATCTAGATATTTATTATTAAAATACCTTCTTAAAATTCGAGTTTGAAAATTTGAAATATTTCCAACAAAATTATAAAATTCATCTAAATTATCAAATTTATCAGATTTTTGGATTATAAATTCACAATCTTTATAAATTAACTCTTTTATATCTTTTAAGTAGCTAATTCTATGCTTATTATTTTTATCAATTTCATTGCATATACTTTGAATTAGACTTTGTATATTTTTACTAGCTTTTATGGCTTTTTTATTTTCTTTATCTATATTAATTAAAATTTGACTTTGAGTATCTAGGATCTTTTTAATTTCATCATTTGAATGATCTACAACTATCTCATTTATAATTTGTTCAAATTCATCTTTATTTTTACTAAGCCCAAATATATATCTATCTAAACCATTTAAAAACTCAACCACATCATCATCTAAGCTTTCATTAAATTCGATATTATGATAGTTAAAACCACGATTTTTAAAAAGCCCATAAATTGTCTCTATTTGACTTTGACTCAAACCATCTATAGGCAAAATCTCATTAAGTAATCTTAAAATAAATCTATCCCTATCATAACTACGCCTAGCATGGCGACGTGCTGTTCTATCGCTTTTGGAAAATGTTAAATTTTTATCAAAATATATATTAAACGCATTTTTATAAATTATAGAATTTTCATTTGTAATAGCGATAAACACGCCATTATTTGCAGCACCCATATCTACATTTATAGACAATTCATACATAAACAACTCCAACTATATAAATGATTTTGATTTTAATGAAATTTGGCTTACAATGGTTTAAAATATAAAATAAGTTTAGAAAATTAAGAAAAAATTGATAACTAAATATCTGTAATACTAACTAGCTTATCTATAGTGCGATATTAAATTTATTAAGACTCAAAATTGCTACTAGCTTTTGATTTGCTAGTAGCTACAATAATTAAAGCGATTAAATTTTAATAAAATAATCTCTTTAATTATATCCAAAATACGCCTGGTTTAAAACCTAATTTCCTTTAACGCTTAACTCTTTTAAGAACTCTTCTATATTATACTTAGCTCTATAAGTTTCACTCATTAAATGTATCATTATATCGCCAAGATCTATTACAGTCCAATCATCGCTACTTTCTACACCTAAAAAATTCTCACCGGCTGGTTTTAACTCAGTTTTTAAATCATCTAACAAAGCAGCCCCATGCCGTGCAGCCAAAGTAGTAGCTACAACTACAAATTTACTTAAATAATCCCTACCTTGCATATCTATAACTTCGATATTTTCAGCCTTTTTTTCATCTAAAAGCTTAACAATTCTATCTATTCTATTTTGCATTTTTATCCTTATAAAATTTCTCAACACTATCTAAAATAGCAGTTGGAATATGCTTAAAATTTAACTCAGATTTAATCTTTGAAGATGAGATTTTAACATTTATATCTAGTTTTTGCAAATTTTCATCTATTTTAATACCATCTCTACACGCTACAACAAAGCTTACTAATGCTTTTAACTCATCATATCTATGCCATTTATGCAAGCTATTCAGCTGATCAGCACCGATTATTAAATAAATTCTACTAGCATTAAATTTATTTTTAAAATAGCTCACACTCTCTATTGTAGCCACCGGTCGATTTTGTGAAATTTCATAATCACTTATTATAATTTTTTCATCCAGATTAGACCAAAGCTCATTACACCACTGAAGTCTCAAAAGCGGTGGCGCACCAAATTCGCTCTTAAAAGGGCTTAAAAATGTTGGAATAATAATAAGTTTATTAATATTTAAGCTCTTTAAAACCTCTTTTACGATCATATCATGACCCAAATGTGGCGGGTCAAAACTTCCACCAAAAATAGCTATATTCAATTTTTTTTAACCTTTTTTTTAGTAAAATAGCCAAATTATACCCAAAAAGGATGAAAATGGCACTTAAAATAGCAATTAATGGTTTTGGAAGAATCGGCAGATGTGCTGCTAGGATTATACTCAATAACCCAGCAGAGTATGAGTTATGCATTATAAACGATACTGCTGAGCGTAAAATGACTAGATACTTACTAAAATACGATACAGTTCATGGCGAATTTAATCAAGATGTAGAGGTTTTAAATGATGATTATATCGCCGTTAATGGCAAAAAAATCAGAGTATATAGCACAAGAGATATCAATGATTTAGACCTAAGAGGAATCGATGTAGTATTAGAATGTACCGGCAAATTCCTAACAAAAGAGCAATGCCAAACCTACATCGCCAAAGGTGCTAAAAAGGTTATAATGAGCGCACCAGCTAAAGATGATACTCCAACATTTGTTTTAGGTGTAAATTCAGATAAATACGAAGGGCAAACAATCATCTCCAACGCAAGCTGTACTACCAACTGCTTAGGTCCTGTAACTAGGGTTTTAGAAGATCTTTATGGTATAAAAAAAGGTCTTATGACTACCATCCACGCCTATACAAACGGCCAAAGCCTAGTAGATGTCAAATGTCGTGATTTTAGACGCTCTAGAGCAGCTGCTGCTAATATGATCCCTACTAGCACAGGTGCTGCCAAAGCTATGAAATTAGTAATGCCTAGCCTAGATGGCAAACTACACGGACAAAGCATTAGAGTTCCAGTCCCAAATGTATCAATAGTTGATCTTACAGCTGTACTTGAAAAAAGCGTAACAAAAGATGAGCTAAATAACGCATTTGTAGAAGCTAGCAAAGGTAGCTTAAAGGGCATTATGGCTGTGGATTTTGATGAGAGAGTTAGTAGCGATTTTATCACCTCAAACTACTCAAGCATAGTAGCTGCTGATCTAACTCAAGTAATTTGCGGTGATATGATTAAGGTAATGGCGTGGTATGATAATGAGTGGGGCTATAGCAATCGCTTAGTTGAAATGGCTAAATTTATAAGCGAGAAGTGATATGAGTGAGATTATTTCTATAAAAGATATTGAATTTAAAAGTGGTAGCAAGGTTCTTGTAAGGTGCGATTTTAACACACCAATGGATGAATTTAACAACATCACAGATGATAGAAGAATCCGCTCAGTTATCCCAACTATAAGATATATTTTAGATCAAGGTTGCTCTGTTATCTTAGCTAGCCACTTAGGTCGCCCAAAAAATGGCTACGAAGACAAATACTCACTTCTACCAGTAGCTAAAAGACTTGGTAGATTAATGGATAGAGAGATTAAATTTGCTCACGATGTAGTCGGCCACGATGCCAAAGAAAAGGTTCAAAAGCTACAATCTGGCGAGATTTTGTTATTAGAAAATTTACGCTTTGAAAAAGGCGAGACAAAAGATGATATAAACTTGGCTAAATCTCTTAGCGAATTTGCCAATTACTATATCAATGACGCTTTTGGCGTATGTCATAGAGCTCACTCTAGCGTCCATGCTATAACTCAATGCTACGATAGTGAACATAAGGCTGCTGGATTTTTGCTAATTAAAGAGATTGAATTTGGCCAAAATCTGATCCGCCACCCTAGTCGCCCATTTGTCGCAGTAACGGGCGGATCAAAAGTAAGTGGCAAACTTCAAGCCCTAACCAATCTCTTGCCACGCATTGATAAATTAATCATCGGTGGCGGTATGGCATTTACATTTTTAAAAGCTCTTGGTGAAAATATCGGAAATTCCCTTTTAGAAGAGGAGCTTGTAGAAGAAGCATCAAACATTCTTAAAAAAGGCCGTGAGCTAGGCGTGAAAATTTATCTGCCTGTTGATGTCGTAGCGGCTCAAAGTTTTAGCAATGATAGTGCGATCAAGTATGTTCCTGTTCAAGAGATCCCAAATGGCTGGATGGGGCTAGATATCGGCCCAGCTAGTGTGAAGCTTTTTAAAGAGGCGATTGCCGATGCTCAAACCATCTGGTGGAATGGCCCTATGGGGGTTTTTGAGATGGATAAATTCAGCAAAGGTAGCATAAAAATGAGCCACGCTATTGGCGAGAGCTTTGCTACTACTGTGGTCGGTGGTGGCGATACTGCTGATGTAGTTGAGAGAGCTGGGGATACTGATGAGATGACCTTTATCTCAACAGGTGGTGGTGCTAGCTTGGAGCTTATAGAGGGCAAGGAGCTGCCTGGAGTTAGAGTGCTTTTAAGAGAAGATGATATATGATTTACGCTGCGAATTTAAAATGCAATCACACCAAAAAAAGCTATGCAGATTATGCTAAAAAGCTTAGTAATGGACTTAGTCAAAATAGCAATAGCGTGATTGTATTTCCTCCATTTACTGCTTTGAGTGAAGATAAATTTAACTTCACTCAAGGGGCACAAAACTTCTATCCAGCACAAAATGGCTCATATACTGGTGAGATTGGTAGTCAAATGCTAGAAGAATTTGAGATTACTACTGTAATGATCGGCCATAGCGAAAGACGCGCTCTAGGTGAAGATGAGCCATTTTTAAAAGCCAAATTTGATTATGCTGTAAGCAAGGGCTGGGATATTATCTACTGTATTGGCGAAGATGATATAACTCATATGAATGGAAGCACCAAAGAATTTCTAAGCGATCAATTAGCAAATATTGATTTAAACTATGAAAATCTAGTAATCGCCTATGAGCCAATCTGGGCGATTGGCACTGGAAATAGTGCTAAAGTTGAATTTATAACTGAAATTTTGGATTTTATATCTAGCAAATGCTCAGCTCCACTTCTATATGGCGGTAGCGTAAATATAACAAATATAGATGAGATAAAAGCAATAAAATCATGCGATGGAGTTCTTGTCGGTACTGCTAGTTGGGATGCTGATAAATTTTTAGAAATTATCAAAAAGGGTTAATAATGATACTAGAAGGTAAAAAAGGTTTAATAGTCGGTGTAGCAAATAAAATGAGCATAGCCTATGGAATTGCTCAAGCTTGTAAAGCTCAAGGCGCCCAGCTTGCTTTTACATTTTTAAATGATGCAATTAAAAAAAGAGTAGAACCAATCGCAGCTGAACTTGATAGTTCACTAATTTATGAACTAGATGTAAATAATCAAGAACATCTTGATACTCTAGCAGATAAAATTGCTAAAGATTTTGGCGAGATTGACTTTGTAGTTCATGCTGTAGCTTTTGCTCCTAAAGAAGCTCTTGAAGGTGAGTTTATCAACACTACAAAAGAGGCATTTGATATTGCTATGGGTACTAGCGTCTACTCTCTTATCTCTCTTACTCGTGCAGTGCTTCCGGTGCTAAAAAGTGGTGGTTCTATCTTGACTCTTAGCTACCTTGGCGGGGCTAAATTTGTCCCACATTATAATGTAATGGGCGTAGCTAAAGCAGCTCTTGAAAGTAGCGTAAGATATCTTGCCCATGACCTTGGAGCTAAAAATATTAGAGTAAATGCTATCTCAGCAGGGCCGATTAAAACCTTAGCAGCAAGTGGAATTGGCGATTTTAAGATGATTTTACACTGGAATGAGTGTAACGCTCCACTAAAAAGAAATGTCAGCATAGAAGATGTAGGTAAAAGCGGTATGTACCTACTAAGCGACCTTGCAAGTGGTGTAACTGGCGAAGTCCATTATGTAGATGCTGGGTATAATATCATGGGTATGGGTGATGTAGCAACCGATGCTTTTGGTAATACAGTCTTAGCCTGGGATGCAAAGTAGGCCAAATTTATCATTTCAGTTTAACTAATATACTTACTTTAAAATACTATTTCGTCATTGCATTTGTAATGACGAAAATCTCCGAATTTAAATTAAAAATCCAATTTAAAAACTTCAAAGATATACTAAAATACTTAAAAAATTTATATCTAAATTCAAATTTATAGAATATTTACTTAATTTTTATGCAAAATTTATGTAAAATAGTATATTATTTTACAGTAAAAAGATAAAGTTTATCCTAATTATTTTAGGAAGAGGAAGGATAGTTTTGAAAGTTTATTTAGACAACAACGCAACAACAATGATTGACCCTGAGGCTTTAGAGTTGATGCTTCCATTCCTTGGTGAGAAATTTGGCAATCCAAATTCACTTCACAGCTACGGAAGCCAAACACATCCAGCACTTCGCAAAGCACTAGATCAGCTCTATACTGGTATAAATGCAGCTGATAATGATGATATAGTAATAACTGGATGTGCCACTGAGAGCAATAACTGGGTATTAAAAGGTATATATTTTGATAAAATATTAAAAGGCGATAAAAAGCGTATAGTTACAACTACAGTAGAACATCCAGCTATAGGTGCTACCTGTGCATTTTTAGAATCTCTTGGTGTAGAGATTACTAAAGTAGATGTAAATAATCAAGGGGTTATCACTGCAGACGATCTACGCAATGTGATGAGTGATGATGTTGCACTTGTAAGTGTAATGTGGGCAAACAACGAAACTGGTATGATCTTTCCGATTAAAGAACTATCTAGCGTAGCACATGAATTTGGCGCACTTTTTCACACCGATGCAGTTCAAGCAATAGGCAAAATTCCCGTAGATGTACAAGATGCAAATGTTGATTTTTTAAGCTTTTCAGGACATAAATTCCATGCACCAAAAGGAGTAGGCGCTCTATATATCAAAAACTCAATGCCTCTTACTAGCCTTCTTCATGGTGGCGAACATATGGGCGGACGCAGAAGTGGCACATTAAATGTTGCTGGTATAGTAGCAATGGGTCAAGCATTAGAAAATGCAAATAAATTCCTAGCCTTTGAACAAAGCCATGTAGGAAGATTAAGAAATAAGCTAGAAGATGCACTATTATCACTACCAGATATTACAGTAGTAGGTGATAGAGCCAATCGTGTGCCAAATACAATCCTAGCAAGTATTAAAGGCGTAGAGGGTGAAGCAATGCTATGGGATCTAAACCAAGCTGGTATAGCAGCAAGTACTGGCTCAGCCTGTGCAAGTGAGGATTTAGAAAGTAATCCTATAATGGAAGCCATCGGTGCTGATAGCGAACTAGCACATACAGCACTTAGACTATCGCTCTCTCGCTTTAATACTGAAGAAGAGATAGATTATACAATAGAAAAAATTAAACATGCCGTACATAGACTAAGAAGCATATCAAGTAGCTACGCATACGCCCCAAAATGGCATAAATCAGGACTATAAAGGAAATAATAATATGGCAAAAGGTAATTTAATAAGCGGAAATATATGGGAAGAGTACTCTCAAAAAGTTCAAAATGCAATGAACGCACCAAAAAATATGGGTGAAATTACAGAAGAAGATGCTAAAGCTCTAGGCTGTAAGCTAATAATTGCAGATCATGGTGCTGAGAGCTGTGGTGATGCAGTTAGACTATATTGGGCTGTTGATGAAGCTACTGATATTATTAAAGATGCTAAATTTAAAAGCTTTGGTTGTGGTACAGCAATTGCAAGTAGCGATTATATGGCAGAACTATGCAAAGGCAAAACCGTAGATCAAGCAGTTAAAATCACAAATATAGATGTAGAAAAAGCTATGCGTGATGATCCAGATATTCCAGCAGTTCCACCACAAAAGATGCACTGCTCAGTAATGGCATATGATGTTATCAAAGCTGCGGCTGCTAGCTATAAAGGCGTTGATCCAGATCACTTTGAAGATGAGATTATAGTATGTGAGTGTGCTAGAGTTAGCCTTGGTACAGTAAAAGAGGTGATAAGATTAAATGATCTTACAACAGTAGAAGAAATTACTCAATACACAAAAGCTGGAGCATTTTGTAAATCTTGCATTAAGCCTGGCGGACATGAAAAAAGAGAGTACTACCTAGTAGATATTTTAGCCGAAGTAAGATCTGAAATGGAAGCTGAAAGAATGAAAGCTATAGCTGATGCTAAAATAAGCGGAAGTGGCGTAGATAGCGATCTAAGCTTTGAGGAGCTAACAGTAGTAAAACAACTAAAAGCAGTAGAGGCTATTATAGATGAGCATGTAAGACCAATGCTAGAGATGGATGGTGGAAATATGGAAATATTAGATATCAAATCTGAAGAAAGCAGAATCGATATATATATTAGATATCTAGGTGCGTGTAGTGGGTGTGCTAGTGGTGCTACTGGAACACTGTATGCGATTGAAAATATCTTGCAAGAGAGTCTAAGTCCAAATATTAGAGTAATCCCTGTATGATAAATGCTAAATTTAAAGCTGGCAAATACTATATTGGTGATTTAGCTAAAATTTTAGATTATGCAAATTTGACGAACCTTAAGTATGGCTTTGGGTTTTTAGATGAGTTTACTTATGTAAATTTTGAGTTAGAGTGTGATGAGATAGCTGATAGTGATGGATTTATATATAGCGTCGATAGTGCAAATTTTGGTATAATCGACGCTAAAATAATTGACGATGAGTTGCTAAGTAGTAGGATTTTAACTCTAAGACATGGATTTATAGCTAATAAATTTAGCAGCCACCCACTTGCTAGGATTGTCGACTTTAAAGATGAATTTAAAGTTAGCATTTGTGATAATGAGATAAAATTTGGTAATATTATACTAAATTTATAAAAATTTATTGGTAAGTTTTGCTTTTTTAAAATCAATTTTCAGCTAAAATTATTATAAAATTTAATATAATAGAGAAATTTATATTTTTTCATAGAGAGTTTTGAAATGGTACCTAGCTGGGACGATAAATATAGCATTGGCAATTCAGATATAGACTTACAACATCAAAAGCTATTTGATCTAGCCAAAAAATCCTTTATTTACGCTAATAAAAATGTATCTCGTGAAGAGATTCGCGGTATCGTGGCTGAATTTTTTGAATATATGAAAGAACACTTCAAAGACGAACAGGAATATATGGAGCTAATTGGATATCCGTACTTGCACGAACACACTATGATTCATAAAGACATAATCGCTAGTATGGCGGGTCTAATCAAAACTGCTAAAAATGTAAATGATTTAAAAGAAAATCTTTTATTAATTGCTGAAAAGTGGCTAGTAGAGCATATTTTAAAAGAGGATGCCAAAATAGAAAAATGGCGTCAAGCAAACCTAGAACACGCAGAAAATGAGCTAATCGAAGAACAACCAAAACAATATAAATATACCTGCGGTTGTCCTAATAAAATCCATCTTGTTCCACCTTATATTCATGAGAAAATTGTCGAGGGCAAGAAATTCTCTTGTATGACTTGCAAGGTAGTTATTAAAATCAAGCTTTCATAAGATAGCATAGTTAAATTATTTATTACCTTATGCTATATCTTTATAAATTAAATTTTATCAGCATTTTATTATTGCTTAAGTTTTAACCATATTTTTATACATTTATCAGTTGCCAATAATCTCTTACAGCTAACACTTAATACAAGAGATTATTTTGCTACTGTTAAATATCTATACTTTTATTTTCTGCTTAGCATAGTTGCGTTGCATACTACTTACTTTATCTTAAATAACTTACAAAAACATCGCAAATACTACTCCGCAAATTAATAGCGGAATGTTAAAAAATACAAATGTCGGCACACAAGTATCATATATATGATTATGCTGACCATCGGCATTTAGTCCAGATGTTGGTCCAAGAGTACTATCACTAGCAGGACTCCCAGCATCTCCTAGTGCTGCAGCAATACCTATAAGCAATATAGTAGCAGCATGACTAAATTCTAGCGAGATACAAAGTGGAACATAAAACGCCGCAATAATAGGAATCGTCCCAAAGCTCGTTCCAATTCCCATAGTAACAAGCAACCCAATAGCTAGCATAATAATCGTTCCGCCAAGCTTACCGCCACTAATTGCAGTAGCAAATTCAACCAGCTCACCAATCCCACCAGTCTCTCTAATCACCGAAGCAAACCCAGCTGCAACAAGCATAATAAACGCAATAAATGCCATCATATTTAGGCCATTTTCCATTACTTTGTCAATCTTTTTATATTCGATCCCACCAAAAGCTACCATAAAAATAAGCCCCATCAATCCACCAAGCGGCAAAGAATCGCTCCATAATTGAACACCAAAGGCAATCGCAACACCAATAAGTAAAACCCACTCTTTCTTGCTCATTTTAATATCAAGATTACTATCGTAAAGCTCTTTAGCTTCCATAGAGCTTTGCTTATAACTGCGTGGCGTGCGATAGTAGATAATCGCCAAAAATAGCCCAATAAGCATCGCTACTCCACCAAGCCACATAACAGAGCTAATATCAGATAGATTGGTCTCTAGTCCATTTTGGCTTATCTCCTTGGCTAAGATATTATGAAAAATTAGCCCAAATCCAACCGAAGCACTTACATATGGAGCCTTCAGCCCAAAAGTCAAAGCACACGCTACGGCTCGCCTATCAATTTGCATTTTATTCATAAGCGCCAAAAGTGGCGGAATAAGAATAGGAATAAATGCAATGTTCACCGGAATTAAATTTTGCGAAAAACATGCTACAAATGCAATTGTAAGCACAAACCAAAATGTTTTTTTGCTAATTAATTGGCTTACATAGTGAATTAAAATTGCAGTTAGATTACTCATCGCAATAGCTGCTGCTAATGCACCAAGCAAAATATAAGTAAGCGCAGTTTCTAGATTTCCTTGCATGCCTTTGATTAAAATGTTAATTGTAGTAATAATATCAATATTTGCGCTTACTCCAGCTATCAATGCAGAGATAAGAATAGCTAATAAGATATTAAATCTTAAAAGACACAGCGTACACATTACAATCACGCCAATAACTGCAGGATTTAAAAGAAGCATTGTCTACCTTTTATTATGATTAAATTTGGAATTATATATATTTTTGGCTTAAATTGCTAAGCGGTATTAGCTTAAATTTTATTAAAATTCAGTTTAAGTTAAAATACAATTAGATAAAATCTAACATTTTGTTATTTTTGAAAAAAGAGAGTCGATGAGCGAGATTATTGGATATAATGTAGATGGAGAGATAGTAGATACTCAAAGCTACACCGGAGGCGGTAGTGAGATTAAATTTGACAACTCTAAAGAGGCGCTAGAGATTATACGCCACTCATGTGCGCACTTAATGGCTGCAGCGATTAAGGAGCTTTATCCTGATGTTAAATTTTTCGTTGGACCTGCTATTGAGGATGGATTTTACTACGATATGCGTGTAAGCAAAAGCGATGGTAGCAAACTAGGCGAAGATGATTTAGCTATAATTGAGAAAAAAATGAAAGAGTTAGCCTTAGCTAAAACTCCAATTGTAAAAATAAACTCAACTAAATCAGAAGTAGCTGCAAAATACGCCGATGATGACCTAAAACAAGAGGTATTAAAAAGAATTCCAGATGGTGCTGTAAGCCTGTATTCTCAGGGTGGTTTTGAAGATATTTGTCGTGGGCCACATATTCCAAATACCATTTTTGCTAGATTTTTTAAACTTACTAGAATAGCTGGGGCATATCTTGGCGGTGATGAAAATCGTGAGATGCTAACTAGAATTTATGGTACAGCTTACGCTGATAAAGAAAGTCTAAATGAGCATATTAGAATTATCGAAGAGGCTAAAAAACGTGACCATCGTAAACTTGGCACAGAGATGAAATTCTTTACCTTTGATGAGAGCGTTGGTGTTGGACTCCCTATTTGGCTACCAAATGGATCAAGGCTTAGAAGCCGCTTAGAGCATAAACTATATCGCACTCATAGACTTCGTGGATATGAG is a genomic window of Campylobacter devanensis containing:
- a CDS encoding Na+/H+ antiporter family protein, whose translation is MLLLNPAVIGVIVMCTLCLLRFNILLAILISALIAGVSANIDIITTINILIKGMQGNLETALTYILLGALAAAIAMSNLTAILIHYVSQLISKKTFWFVLTIAFVACFSQNLIPVNIAFIPILIPPLLALMNKMQIDRRAVACALTFGLKAPYVSASVGFGLIFHNILAKEISQNGLETNLSDISSVMWLGGVAMLIGLFLAIIYYRTPRSYKQSSMEAKELYDSNLDIKMSKKEWVLLIGVAIAFGVQLWSDSLPLGGLMGLIFMVAFGGIEYKKIDKVMENGLNMMAFIAFIMLVAAGFASVIRETGGIGELVEFATAISGGKLGGTIIMLAIGLLVTMGIGTSFGTIPIIAAFYVPLCISLEFSHAATILLIGIAAALGDAGSPASDSTLGPTSGLNADGQHNHIYDTCVPTFVFFNIPLLICGVVFAMFL